The Candidatus Paceibacterota bacterium sequence ATGCGCGAGTCATCTGCGTCCAGGACATCCGGCCCGCACGGACGTCTTGGTAGCGCTGCAGGTACTGGGTGGGTGCCATGAGCATGAGGGGTGCGTGACCACATCGGACTAGGCTCTAGGTAGACGAGTGGTTGCCTTGGGTGCAAATATCCATTGGCAGCCTCAAGACTTCATTTCCTTTGAGCGCGTTGCACGGAGTGTCTGGGAAACATCTGCCTGCATGGAGCATGTAGTCGTCCGATTCGCAGTTGAAAAAAGTTAAGAGGGAGGCATGAAGCGTTTTCAGGGTATTCCTTCAGTAAATGAAGAGGGGGGCTTTATTATTTCTGCGAATACGTTGCAGTCAAACCCCGACGGCGTTTTTATGCTCGTCAGCTTTGATGTCTCGAAGTTTATGGACAATTTGTATCAGAGGTTGGGGATTTCTTTTACTGAAGAAATCGCCAGTTCTGTAATAAAAAGAAGAGCTGAATACCTCGCGGGACGGTATGTGGCAAAACTCGCACTGGAGAGGCTCGGTTTCTTTAAATGTGACATCGAATCGGATGAACGGCGATGCCCGCTTTGGCCCATAGGTATCGTCGGCTCAATAAGTCATGCGAAAAACAAGGCACTTTGCGCCGTTTGGCGCACCACGCATACCGATACTATTGGCATAGATATCGAGTACTGGATTGCACCATATATCTGTAGCGCACTGGAAGCGCAGGCAGCGGACCGCACGGAGTGCGATCTGCTTGCGGCGTGCGGACTAACCTACCATAAGGCGCTCACGCTGTTATTTTCAGCAAAGGAGAGTGTGTTTAAGGCACTTTATCCAAAAGTCGGTTACTATTTCGACTTTTCGGCAATACGACTGGCGGCAATTGATACCGAAGCGCACATGCTAATCTTTGTTGTCAATCGAATGCTGGGACCTTATCGCAAGGGTTTCGCGTTGTCAGCAGCATACAAGATATTCACGGGAGGGGTGATAGTGCTCGTTCGAATTGGCAATTAGACTAATTATAGCCCAGATGTGGTGGCTTCTCTTCCCCCACGCAAGTCCCAGCAACCCTTAGGATCTTCTGGAACTTGTGGAGGATTTGGTGGATTAAGAGCCGTTCCTACCATGCATATCCAGTTGTCCCTCAAGCCCACTTTACCTTTAACGATTAATATCGTAACACAGCCTTTCGGGTCCCGCAATAAACTCCAAGAGGCTGCCTAATCAGGTTAAGACACAGAGAACTGTTCAGATAAAACCATCTCGAAAGCTGCCAGTAAACCAAAGCAGTCGCTTTCGGAACCAATGGTGATTCGCAGGAAGTTTTGGATACGCGGCCCATTGAGATGCCTGACCAGCACTCTGTGTCGGCGCAAACCAGTCATGAGTTGCGAAGCGGTATAAGTTGGATGGGTTACAAAGATAAAGTTTGTTGACGACGGTAACACGGTCAGCCCCAGATGTCGAAGCTCTTCTGATATCCATTGGCGTAGTCGCACGATCTCAGCAATGGTGCCGGTGAAGTAACTCTGGTCACCCAGCGATGCGATTGCCGCTACAATCGAAAGCGACGTCAAAGGGTACGAGTTAAAGCTGTTTTTGACCAAATCTAAACCCGCGATCAGCTCTGAGTTCCCCAGCGCATAGCCGACGCGGATGCCTGCCAAACTACGTGACTTGGAGAAGGTCCGAACTATCAGGAGGTTCGGATAACGATCCAGTAATGGGATTACAGTAGCGCCACTAAAATCCGCATATGCCTCGTCAACGATTACAACTTGATTTGGGTGCAACGTCAGCAGATATTCTATCTCAGCGTTGCTGATGGCATGCCCGGTCGGTGCATTGGGGTTTGCTAAAATGACACCCCCACAAAGTGCTCCATAATCGCGAACGTTGATGCGATAGTTCGCGTCAAGTGGAAGCTCCATATAATCAATATCATATAGCAAACAAAAAGTTTTATAGAAAGAGTAACTGATGTCCGGCATCAAGATCGGCAGGTCATGCCTAAGTAGTGCGCAAAACGCATGGGCGAGCACTTCGTCAGACCCGTTCCCAACAAAGACGCTATCGATCTCGACACCATGATAATGCGCAAGCGCCTCG is a genomic window containing:
- a CDS encoding 4'-phosphopantetheinyl transferase superfamily protein, which produces MKRFQGIPSVNEEGGFIISANTLQSNPDGVFMLVSFDVSKFMDNLYQRLGISFTEEIASSVIKRRAEYLAGRYVAKLALERLGFFKCDIESDERRCPLWPIGIVGSISHAKNKALCAVWRTTHTDTIGIDIEYWIAPYICSALEAQAADRTECDLLAACGLTYHKALTLLFSAKESVFKALYPKVGYYFDFSAIRLAAIDTEAHMLIFVVNRMLGPYRKGFALSAAYKIFTGGVIVLVRIGN
- the hisC gene encoding histidinol-phosphate transaminase, giving the protein MSTYWSPALADLVPYIPGEQSNQVGLVKLNTNENPFGPSPAVIEALRVWPGDRLRLYPDPDSTALREALAHYHGVEIDSVFVGNGSDEVLAHAFCALLRHDLPILMPDISYSFYKTFCLLYDIDYMELPLDANYRINVRDYGALCGGVILANPNAPTGHAISNAEIEYLLTLHPNQVVIVDEAYADFSGATVIPLLDRYPNLLIVRTFSKSRSLAGIRVGYALGNSELIAGLDLVKNSFNSYPLTSLSIVAAIASLGDQSYFTGTIAEIVRLRQWISEELRHLGLTVLPSSTNFIFVTHPTYTASQLMTGLRRHRVLVRHLNGPRIQNFLRITIGSESDCFGLLAAFEMVLSEQFSVS